A window of Longispora fulva contains these coding sequences:
- the phoU gene encoding phosphate signaling complex protein PhoU — MRDVFRSDLAQLAGTLVAMAGEVRHALRQATRALLTADQVLAENVLADDEGINAMYRSVEESVYELLARQSPVAGDLRAIITSLHIATDIERMGDLAEHIAKTSLRRKPEIAVPAELHEIFTEMGKVADRMAKKVVSVLAERDATLGAELEKDDDEMDALERKLFKALFESEWQHGIEAAVDTALLARFYERYADHAVNAGKQVVYLVTGAPLGE; from the coding sequence ATGCGCGACGTATTCCGCTCTGACCTCGCCCAACTCGCCGGCACCCTCGTGGCCATGGCCGGCGAGGTGCGCCACGCCCTCCGCCAGGCCACCCGCGCGCTGCTGACGGCCGACCAGGTGCTCGCCGAGAACGTGCTGGCCGACGACGAGGGCATCAACGCGATGTACCGCAGCGTCGAGGAGTCCGTCTACGAGCTCCTCGCCCGCCAGTCGCCGGTCGCCGGCGACCTCCGCGCCATCATCACCAGCCTGCACATCGCCACCGACATCGAGCGGATGGGCGACCTGGCCGAGCACATCGCGAAGACCTCGCTGCGCCGCAAGCCCGAGATCGCGGTGCCCGCCGAGCTGCACGAGATCTTCACGGAGATGGGCAAGGTCGCCGACCGGATGGCCAAGAAGGTCGTGTCCGTGCTCGCCGAGCGCGACGCCACCCTCGGCGCGGAGCTGGAGAAGGACGACGACGAGATGGACGCCCTGGAGCGCAAGCTCTTCAAGGCGCTGTTCGAGTCGGAGTGGCAGCACGGGATCGAGGCGGCGGTGGACACGGCGCTGCTGGCCCGGTTCTACGAGCGCTACGCCGACCACGCGGTCAACGCCGGCAAGCAGGTCGTCTACCTGGTAACGGGTGCCCCTCTTGGTGAGTGA
- a CDS encoding phosphoglyceromutase yields MSVMTIGTLVLLRHGESVWNAKNLFTGWVDVDLTEKGEAEARRAGELLRSADVLPDVLHTSLQRRAIRTAELALDAADRHWIPVHRSWRLNERHYGALQGKDKKQTLQEYGEEQFMLWRRSYDIPPPPIDPADEFSQAGDPRYAAVPAPLAECLADVVDRALPYWYDAIVPDLLLGKTVLVAAHGNSLRALVKHLDNISATDIAGLNIPTGFPLRYELDEELRPVKSEYLDPAGAAQAAAAVANQGR; encoded by the coding sequence ATGAGCGTCATGACGATCGGAACCCTGGTTCTCCTCCGGCACGGCGAGAGCGTCTGGAACGCGAAGAATCTGTTCACCGGCTGGGTGGACGTCGACCTCACCGAGAAGGGTGAGGCCGAGGCCCGGCGGGCGGGTGAACTGCTCCGGTCGGCCGACGTGCTGCCCGACGTGCTGCACACCTCCCTGCAGCGCCGCGCCATCCGGACCGCCGAGCTCGCTCTCGACGCGGCGGACCGGCACTGGATCCCCGTGCACCGTTCCTGGCGGCTCAACGAGCGGCACTACGGAGCGTTGCAGGGCAAGGACAAGAAGCAGACGCTGCAGGAGTACGGCGAGGAGCAGTTCATGCTCTGGCGGCGCTCCTACGACATCCCCCCGCCGCCGATCGACCCGGCGGACGAGTTCTCCCAGGCCGGCGACCCCCGGTACGCGGCGGTGCCCGCCCCGCTGGCCGAGTGCCTGGCGGACGTGGTCGACCGCGCCCTGCCGTACTGGTACGACGCGATCGTTCCCGACCTGCTCCTCGGCAAGACGGTGCTGGTCGCCGCGCACGGCAACTCGCTGCGCGCGCTGGTCAAGCACCTCGACAACATCTCGGCGACCGACATCGCCGGCCTGAACATCCCGACGGGCTTCCCGCTGCGATACGAGCTCGACGAGGAGCTGCGCCCGGTGAAGTCGGAGTACCTGGACCCGGCCGGCGCAGCTCAAGCGGCTGCCGCCGTCGCCAACCAAGGCCGCTAG
- a CDS encoding ABC transporter permease has product MSKSHSMVMLRRNFKHIARNPTSVFNAVLMPIVVMLMFVYMMGDAFNVGVDYIDYATPGLILLAVCYGLGATATSVNSDMTKGIINRFKVMDVSRGAVLTGHVIASVLTNLVAIGALIGVAFLLGFSPKAGFLEWLGVAGIVVLLGFAAGWLTVALGLAAKSPETAGLASVPLVMLPFFSSAIVPAEKMGPGLREFAEYQPFTPIIETMRGLLNGAPDTGDATIAIAWCVGIALVGYLWARSTFKKRA; this is encoded by the coding sequence ATGAGCAAGTCCCACTCGATGGTGATGTTGCGTCGCAACTTCAAGCACATCGCCCGCAATCCCACCTCGGTGTTCAACGCGGTCCTGATGCCGATCGTGGTCATGCTGATGTTCGTGTACATGATGGGCGACGCCTTCAACGTCGGCGTCGACTACATCGACTACGCCACGCCGGGCCTGATCCTGCTGGCCGTCTGCTACGGGCTGGGGGCCACGGCCACCTCGGTGAACTCCGACATGACGAAGGGCATCATCAACCGGTTCAAGGTCATGGACGTCTCCCGGGGCGCGGTGCTGACCGGTCACGTCATCGCCAGTGTGCTGACCAATCTGGTGGCCATCGGGGCGCTGATCGGGGTGGCGTTCCTGCTGGGGTTCAGCCCGAAGGCCGGTTTCCTGGAGTGGCTCGGCGTGGCCGGCATCGTCGTACTGCTCGGCTTCGCGGCCGGCTGGCTCACCGTCGCGCTGGGTCTGGCGGCGAAGTCCCCGGAGACCGCTGGCCTGGCCTCCGTGCCCCTGGTCATGCTGCCGTTCTTCAGCAGCGCGATCGTGCCGGCGGAGAAGATGGGGCCGGGTCTGCGGGAGTTCGCGGAGTACCAGCCCTTCACGCCGATCATCGAGACGATGCGCGGGCTCCTCAACGGCGCGCCGGACACGGGCGACGCGACGATCGCCATCGCCTGGTGCGTCGGGATCGCGCTGGTCGGTTACCTGTGGGCGCGTTCCACCTTCAAGAAGCGGGCCTGA
- a CDS encoding DUF397 domain-containing protein has translation MNNLRSANWRRGSRSAGTGNCVEVAPFNGLAWRRSSRSADTGNCVEVAVGVGLVGVRDSKLGDESPVLVVSAEDWRGFLAAVRG, from the coding sequence ATGAACAACCTGCGGAGCGCGAATTGGCGAAGGGGTAGCCGCAGCGCTGGGACCGGAAACTGCGTCGAGGTCGCCCCATTCAACGGCCTCGCCTGGCGAAGGAGCAGCCGCAGCGCTGACACCGGCAATTGTGTCGAGGTGGCTGTCGGGGTGGGGCTCGTTGGGGTGCGGGATTCGAAGTTGGGTGACGAGTCGCCCGTGTTGGTGGTGTCCGCTGAGGACTGGCGGGGCTTTCTCGCCGCCGTACGCGGCTGA
- a CDS encoding Ppx/GppA phosphatase family protein, which produces MRLGVLDVGSNTVHLLVVDAHRGGHPWPAHSEKSVIRLAEHLDARGRVTAEGAEALVEAVKTARQAAEDNGVEEMLAFATSALRDAGNGKEVLARVKAETGVVLGVLSGEDEARLTFLAGRRWFGWSAGKLLLLDIGGGSLELAAGGDELPAVAMSLPLGAGRLTRNYGDDLDGLTEHVEKLLAPVVPELKAHGWDRAAATSKTFRSLARLAGAAPSRAGLWAPRTLTREGVHQVLSFIRRMDPAALGELDGVSPRRAHQLVSGAVVAEVAMRQLGVEKLDICPWALREGMILRWLDYA; this is translated from the coding sequence ATGCGGCTCGGCGTGCTCGACGTCGGTTCCAACACCGTCCACCTGCTCGTCGTGGACGCCCACCGGGGCGGTCACCCCTGGCCGGCGCACTCCGAGAAGAGCGTCATCCGGCTCGCCGAGCACTTGGACGCACGCGGGCGGGTCACGGCGGAAGGCGCCGAAGCGCTGGTCGAGGCCGTGAAGACCGCCCGCCAGGCCGCGGAGGACAACGGCGTCGAGGAGATGCTGGCGTTCGCGACCTCCGCGCTGCGCGACGCCGGCAACGGCAAAGAGGTGCTGGCCCGGGTCAAGGCGGAGACCGGCGTGGTCCTCGGCGTGCTCAGCGGCGAGGACGAGGCCAGGCTGACGTTCCTCGCCGGCCGGCGGTGGTTCGGCTGGTCGGCCGGCAAGCTGCTGCTCCTCGACATCGGCGGCGGTTCCCTCGAACTCGCGGCCGGCGGCGACGAACTGCCCGCCGTGGCCATGTCCCTGCCGCTCGGCGCCGGCCGGCTCACCCGGAACTACGGCGACGACCTCGACGGGCTGACCGAACACGTGGAGAAACTGCTCGCGCCGGTGGTGCCGGAGCTGAAGGCGCACGGCTGGGACCGGGCGGCGGCGACGTCGAAGACGTTCCGGAGTCTGGCGCGGCTCGCCGGGGCCGCGCCGTCCCGGGCCGGGTTGTGGGCGCCGCGCACCCTGACCAGGGAGGGCGTGCACCAGGTGCTCAGTTTCATCCGGCGGATGGATCCGGCGGCGTTGGGGGAGTTGGACGGGGTCAGCCCCCGGCGGGCGCATCAGCTGGTGTCCGGGGCGGTGGTCGCGGAGGTCGCCATGCGGCAGCTCGGGGTGGAGAAGCTCGACATCTGCCCGTGGGCGTTGCGGGAGGGCATGATCCTGCGCTGGCTGGATTACGCCTGA
- a CDS encoding response regulator transcription factor, with translation MTRVLVVEDEESFSDALSYMLRKEGFEVSVAATGTAAIVEFDRAGADIVLLDLMLPEMSGSEVCRQLRTRSNVPIIMVTARDSEIDKVVGLEIGADDYVTKPYSPRELVARIRAVLRRQIEPAELLPGTLEAGPVRMDVDRHTVSVSGGTVQLPLKEFELLELLLRNAGRVLTRGQLIDRVWGADYVGDTKTLDVHVKRLRSKIEPEPSTPRYIVTVRGLGYKFEA, from the coding sequence GTGACCAGGGTACTTGTGGTCGAGGACGAGGAGTCGTTCTCCGACGCGCTGAGCTACATGCTGCGCAAGGAAGGGTTCGAGGTCTCCGTGGCCGCGACCGGCACCGCGGCGATCGTCGAGTTCGACCGGGCCGGGGCTGACATCGTGCTCCTCGACCTGATGCTGCCGGAGATGTCCGGCAGCGAGGTGTGCCGGCAACTGCGCACCCGGTCCAACGTGCCGATCATCATGGTCACCGCGCGGGACAGCGAGATCGACAAGGTCGTCGGCCTGGAGATCGGGGCGGACGACTACGTCACCAAGCCCTACTCGCCGCGCGAGCTCGTCGCCCGGATCCGCGCCGTGCTCCGCCGCCAGATCGAGCCCGCCGAGCTGCTGCCCGGCACCCTCGAGGCCGGCCCGGTCCGGATGGACGTCGACCGGCACACGGTCAGCGTCTCCGGCGGGACGGTGCAGCTGCCGCTCAAGGAGTTCGAGCTGCTGGAGCTGCTGCTGCGCAACGCCGGCCGGGTGCTGACCCGGGGCCAGCTCATCGACCGGGTGTGGGGCGCGGACTACGTCGGGGACACCAAGACCCTCGACGTGCACGTCAAGCGCCTGCGCTCGAAGATCGAGCCGGAGCCGTCGACCCCCCGCTACATCGTCACCGTCCGAGGTCTGGGCTATAAATTCGAAGCTTAG
- a CDS encoding Scr1 family TA system antitoxin-like transcriptional regulator: MATPTFVTRQLGRRLREIRDECDFTLRDVGKYLGKDSTVISKMESGNVGVKRGDLLAFMEMYAIGHDSDLRAELIGMFEETIRVPWWGEYAEHASQGLLDLIWLEQHATSVGAYETDAIPGLLQTFEYAAAVIEAVPNLADDRRAGVLELRMRRQGLLTQTGRRPELTFVLAEAVLRQEFDDPEIMRNQLQHLLTVADQPGVILRVLPLPRGYRPGARGSFVLLEMPSPYPAVAYQETLVGTKLFIEASEIEIARSVYAGLIGQALSKARSSALIETLLEELDEQPAERELAKG; this comes from the coding sequence ATGGCGACCCCGACATTCGTGACCCGGCAGCTCGGTCGGCGGCTGAGGGAGATCCGGGACGAGTGCGACTTCACGCTCCGCGACGTGGGGAAGTATCTGGGCAAGGACTCGACCGTGATCTCGAAGATGGAGAGCGGCAACGTCGGCGTGAAGCGGGGCGACCTGCTGGCCTTCATGGAGATGTACGCGATCGGCCACGACTCCGACCTCCGCGCCGAACTGATCGGCATGTTCGAGGAGACCATCCGGGTGCCGTGGTGGGGCGAATACGCCGAACACGCAAGCCAGGGCCTCCTGGACCTGATCTGGCTGGAACAACACGCGACCAGCGTCGGCGCATATGAGACCGACGCGATCCCGGGCCTGCTCCAGACCTTCGAATACGCTGCGGCTGTGATCGAAGCGGTCCCGAACCTCGCCGACGACAGGCGAGCTGGCGTTCTCGAATTGCGGATGCGCCGCCAGGGACTCCTCACTCAGACGGGTCGCCGACCGGAGCTGACATTTGTGCTGGCGGAAGCCGTGCTCCGCCAAGAGTTCGATGACCCCGAGATCATGCGGAACCAGCTCCAACACCTGCTCACCGTCGCCGATCAGCCCGGGGTGATACTCCGAGTGCTTCCACTCCCGCGCGGCTACAGACCTGGTGCTCGCGGCTCCTTCGTGCTGCTAGAAATGCCAAGCCCCTATCCAGCAGTCGCTTATCAAGAGACCCTGGTCGGGACCAAGCTCTTCATCGAAGCTTCTGAAATCGAGATCGCCCGCTCCGTCTATGCTGGCCTCATCGGTCAGGCGCTCAGCAAGGCCCGGTCGAGCGCGCTGATCGAGACGCTGCTGGAGGAGCTGGATGAACAACCTGCGGAGCGCGAATTGGCGAAGGGGTAG
- a CDS encoding BTAD domain-containing putative transcriptional regulator, translating to MQIGMLGPFEVRADGVLADVPGARLRALLIALALQPGHVVPKGTLIDWIWGEQPPSDAANALQRLVSRLRKTLPDGAVEGQAGGYRLVVAPDAVDAVRFERLVGLAREDEPERLRLLCEALGLWRGAAMQEVGLQDSAAFDAAAGRLEGLRLAAMEDRFEAEVGPGLVAELTDLVAAHPVRERLVAALMRSLAAAGRDSEALLVYERTREALADALGVDPSAELAAVHVALLRGELGRREENRRTNLRAELTSFVGKDADVTAVRELVADHRLTTLIGPGGSGKTRLATETARTLLDELPDGAWLVELAAIGADGDVAQATLAGLGLRDALLGGTSNAEPADRLIAAIRERDALLILDNCEHVIEAAAAFAHRVLGECRRLRILATSREPLGITGEALWLVEPLALPEGGADPGSSPAVRLLRDRAGAVRKDLAVDARTLATMVRVCRALDGMPLAIELAAARLRTMTIDQLANGLHDRFRLLTGGSRTALPRHKTLRAVIDWSWELLTDAERMVLRRLSVFSGGASLDAAERVCVGAAVRQEDVLELLTSLTEKSLLRTEQDGAPRYRMIGTIREYAGLRLAEAGESDQARHAHLAHFTELAETAEPHLRRAEQVEWLATLVVEHDNIGAALRGACAAGEAQSAMRLAAGTGWYWWLGGHRSEGMELITAATATPGEVTDEIRAMVYALVVQFMTSGLGDAHQVAEWIHKAYQLSLRSQGGHPLIGFIVPLELMVRAPDEVLSAWESLLEHEDPWARAMVRLHLGKTRVLLGQAGREADEHLERALAEFRAVGERFGISFALTELADRIAVRGEFAGACAYYEQAVAVVTEVGAIEDVIRLRARQAQLYWLLGDEDSSAAALADAQRCAERVTWPSALGMLALSRAELARWHGDAEEALRQLGVATRTLGEEAEWAHVRALTSDLLGYLADDQGQARAHHAAAVQAATEAGHAPLIALVLVGVADLALRRDEPAQAARLLAASAGVRGLEDRFHPDVARIGQAARVRLGDTGFAEATREGTLANWSHLVEVTLGP from the coding sequence ATGCAGATCGGGATGCTGGGGCCGTTCGAGGTTCGCGCGGACGGCGTCCTCGCCGACGTGCCGGGTGCCCGGCTGCGCGCGCTGCTGATCGCGCTCGCGCTCCAGCCGGGGCATGTGGTGCCGAAGGGGACCCTGATCGACTGGATCTGGGGGGAGCAGCCGCCGTCGGACGCGGCGAACGCCTTGCAGCGCCTGGTTTCCCGGCTGCGGAAGACGCTGCCGGACGGGGCGGTCGAAGGGCAGGCGGGCGGCTACCGGTTGGTGGTGGCGCCCGACGCTGTCGATGCCGTGCGGTTCGAGCGGCTCGTCGGTCTCGCGCGTGAGGACGAGCCGGAGCGGCTGCGGTTGCTGTGTGAGGCCCTCGGGTTGTGGCGCGGTGCGGCCATGCAGGAAGTCGGATTGCAGGACAGTGCGGCGTTCGACGCGGCGGCCGGCCGGCTCGAGGGGCTGCGGCTGGCCGCCATGGAGGACCGGTTCGAGGCGGAGGTCGGCCCGGGGCTGGTCGCGGAGCTGACCGACCTGGTGGCTGCGCATCCGGTGCGGGAACGGCTGGTCGCGGCGCTGATGCGTTCCCTGGCCGCGGCCGGTCGCGACAGCGAGGCCCTCCTCGTCTACGAGCGCACGCGCGAAGCCCTGGCCGACGCGCTGGGCGTCGACCCCTCCGCCGAACTGGCCGCCGTGCACGTCGCGCTGCTGCGGGGCGAGCTGGGGCGGCGGGAGGAGAACCGGAGGACCAACCTGCGGGCCGAGCTGACCAGCTTCGTCGGCAAGGACGCCGACGTCACAGCGGTCCGTGAACTCGTCGCCGACCACCGGCTGACCACCCTGATCGGGCCGGGCGGCTCCGGGAAGACCCGGCTGGCCACGGAGACCGCGCGCACGCTGCTCGACGAGCTGCCCGACGGGGCCTGGCTGGTGGAACTCGCGGCCATCGGCGCCGACGGGGACGTGGCGCAGGCGACGCTCGCCGGGCTCGGCCTCCGCGACGCCCTGCTCGGCGGGACGTCGAACGCCGAGCCGGCGGACCGGCTGATCGCCGCGATCCGCGAGCGGGACGCGCTGCTGATCCTGGACAACTGCGAGCACGTGATCGAGGCGGCGGCGGCGTTCGCGCACCGGGTGCTCGGGGAGTGCCGGCGGCTGCGGATCCTGGCGACCAGCAGGGAACCGCTCGGCATCACCGGGGAGGCGTTGTGGCTGGTCGAGCCGCTGGCCCTGCCGGAGGGCGGGGCCGACCCCGGGTCCTCGCCGGCCGTCCGGTTGCTGCGGGACCGGGCGGGCGCGGTGCGCAAGGATCTCGCGGTCGACGCCCGGACGTTGGCGACGATGGTGCGGGTCTGCCGGGCGCTGGACGGGATGCCGCTGGCGATCGAACTGGCCGCTGCCCGGTTGCGGACCATGACCATCGACCAGCTCGCCAACGGGCTGCACGACCGGTTCCGGCTGCTGACCGGGGGGAGCCGGACAGCGTTGCCCCGGCACAAGACGCTGCGGGCGGTGATCGACTGGAGCTGGGAGCTGCTGACCGACGCCGAACGGATGGTGCTGCGCAGGCTCTCGGTGTTCTCCGGCGGGGCGAGCCTGGACGCGGCCGAACGGGTCTGCGTCGGTGCCGCCGTCCGGCAGGAAGACGTGCTCGAACTGCTCACGTCGCTGACGGAGAAGTCCCTGCTGCGCACCGAACAGGACGGCGCCCCGCGCTACCGGATGATCGGGACGATCCGGGAGTACGCCGGGCTCAGGCTCGCGGAGGCCGGGGAATCCGATCAGGCGCGGCACGCGCACCTCGCCCACTTCACCGAACTCGCCGAGACCGCCGAACCGCACCTCCGCCGCGCCGAGCAGGTCGAATGGCTCGCCACGCTCGTGGTCGAACACGACAACATCGGCGCCGCCCTGCGCGGTGCCTGCGCCGCCGGTGAGGCGCAGTCGGCGATGCGGCTCGCGGCCGGCACCGGCTGGTACTGGTGGCTGGGCGGGCACCGGTCCGAAGGCATGGAACTGATCACCGCGGCCACCGCCACGCCCGGCGAGGTGACCGACGAGATCCGTGCCATGGTGTACGCGCTGGTGGTGCAGTTCATGACCTCCGGGCTGGGCGACGCGCACCAGGTCGCGGAGTGGATCCACAAGGCGTACCAGCTCAGCCTGCGCAGCCAGGGCGGACACCCGCTGATCGGGTTCATCGTCCCGCTGGAACTCATGGTGCGGGCACCCGACGAGGTCCTGTCCGCGTGGGAATCCCTGCTGGAGCACGAGGACCCCTGGGCGCGCGCGATGGTGAGGCTGCACCTCGGCAAGACCCGGGTGCTGCTCGGCCAGGCCGGGCGGGAGGCCGACGAGCACCTGGAGCGGGCGCTCGCCGAGTTCCGGGCCGTCGGCGAACGGTTCGGGATCTCCTTCGCCCTGACCGAACTGGCGGACCGGATCGCCGTCCGCGGCGAGTTCGCCGGCGCGTGCGCGTACTACGAACAGGCGGTCGCCGTCGTCACCGAGGTCGGCGCCATCGAGGACGTCATCCGGCTGCGCGCCCGACAGGCCCAGCTGTACTGGCTGCTCGGCGACGAGGACTCCAGCGCCGCCGCCCTCGCCGACGCCCAGCGGTGCGCCGAACGGGTCACCTGGCCGAGCGCGCTGGGCATGCTGGCCCTCTCCCGGGCGGAACTGGCCCGCTGGCACGGCGACGCCGAGGAGGCGCTCCGGCAACTCGGCGTCGCGACGAGGACCCTGGGCGAGGAGGCGGAGTGGGCGCACGTCCGCGCGCTGACGTCCGACCTGCTCGGCTACCTCGCCGACGATCAGGGCCAGGCCCGCGCGCACCACGCGGCCGCCGTCCAGGCGGCCACCGAGGCGGGGCACGCGCCCCTGATCGCCCTGGTCCTCGTCGGCGTCGCGGACCTGGCCCTGCGCCGCGACGAGCCCGCGCAGGCCGCGCGGCTGCTCGCGGCCAGCGCCGGCGTGCGCGGGCTGGAGGACCGTTTCCACCCGGACGTGGCCCGAATCGGACAGGCCGCACGCGTGCGCCTCGGCGACACGGGGTTCGCCGAGGCTACGCGGGAGGGCACGCTCGCCAACTGGTCCCACCTGGTCGAGGTCACGCTCGGCCCCTGA
- a CDS encoding ATP-binding protein has translation MVVGAALGAGVTALFFRAVRGSKTVQVVETDLARTSLDGLRAGVIVLDPTDRVALANPAAVGMKLLKNDESGLSHAVLRSLVAQVRRSGDPRDVELDLPRSGGRNPLGVRVRVTVLDDEHVHLEVEDVTEAHRVARVRRDFVANVSHELKTPVGALQLLSEALLEAVDDPETARRFTERIQHESARLARLVSELIELSRLQGAEPLPEPEPVGVDRMINEVLDRSRTAAVAKEIVVRWEGEHGLTVYGHEGQLVTALANLVENAIAYSPEKTSITIHSEKSGKRVKIAVADEGIGIAAEDTDRIFERFYRADQARSRATGGTGLGLAIVKHIASNHGGRVEVSSEVGVGSTFTLRLPSRPPAGASALKSQTRMADMKTKGRP, from the coding sequence ATGGTTGTGGGCGCCGCTCTTGGTGCCGGAGTGACCGCGCTCTTTTTCAGGGCGGTTCGGGGGAGTAAGACAGTGCAGGTTGTGGAGACCGACCTCGCCAGGACCAGCCTCGACGGCCTGCGGGCCGGCGTGATCGTCCTGGACCCGACCGACCGGGTGGCGCTGGCCAACCCCGCGGCGGTCGGGATGAAACTACTCAAGAACGACGAGAGCGGCCTTTCCCATGCCGTACTGCGCAGCCTGGTCGCCCAGGTCCGCCGCAGCGGCGACCCGCGCGACGTCGAGCTGGACCTGCCCCGCAGCGGCGGGCGCAACCCGCTCGGCGTGCGGGTCCGGGTCACGGTGCTCGACGACGAACACGTGCACCTCGAGGTCGAGGACGTCACCGAGGCGCACCGCGTCGCCCGGGTCCGTCGGGACTTCGTGGCCAACGTCAGCCATGAGCTCAAAACCCCGGTGGGCGCGTTGCAGCTGCTCAGCGAGGCGCTACTGGAGGCGGTGGACGATCCGGAGACCGCCCGGCGGTTCACGGAGCGGATCCAGCACGAGTCCGCCCGACTGGCCCGGCTGGTCAGCGAGCTGATCGAGCTGTCCAGGCTCCAGGGCGCCGAGCCGCTGCCCGAACCGGAGCCGGTCGGCGTCGACCGCATGATCAACGAGGTGCTGGACCGGTCGCGGACCGCCGCCGTCGCCAAGGAGATCGTGGTCCGCTGGGAGGGCGAGCACGGCCTGACGGTGTACGGGCACGAGGGCCAGCTCGTCACCGCGCTGGCGAACCTCGTGGAGAACGCGATCGCGTACAGCCCGGAGAAGACCTCCATCACCATCCACTCGGAGAAATCCGGCAAGCGTGTGAAAATCGCGGTGGCGGACGAGGGGATCGGCATCGCGGCCGAGGACACGGATCGCATTTTCGAGCGGTTCTACCGGGCCGACCAGGCGAGGTCCCGGGCGACCGGTGGAACGGGCCTTGGCCTGGCGATTGTCAAACACATCGCCAGCAACCACGGTGGGAGGGTCGAAGTGAGCAGCGAAGTAGGGGTTGGGTCAACGTTCACTTTGCGGCTACCGTCCCGCCCCCCTGCGGGGGCCTCCGCTTTGAAAAGTCAGACTCGTATGGCTGACATGAAGACGAAGGGACGCCCGTGA
- a CDS encoding ATP-binding cassette domain-containing protein — MTSSAIAVSGLRKAYGSKVVLDGIDLDVPAGTIFSLLGPNGAGKTTTVNVLSTLMKADSGTVRVAGHDVATEARAVRAAIGVTGQFAAVDELLTGQENLQLMVDLKGIPTGDGRRLVAGLLERFDLVDSARKPASTYSGGMRRKLDLAMTLVGTPRVIFLDEPTTGLDPRSRRTMWSIIRDLVADGVTIFLTTQYLDEADQLADRIAVLDQGRLVAQGTPAELKRQMPGTHVRLRFTTVPELDAAAGLFPGATRDDEALALRVPSDGGTRSLRALLDRLDEHVLSAEEFSVHTPDLDDVFLALTGHTTLAAAGQSTEATK, encoded by the coding sequence ATGACGAGTTCAGCGATCGCGGTCTCCGGACTGCGCAAGGCCTACGGGAGCAAGGTCGTGCTCGACGGCATCGACCTGGATGTTCCCGCCGGCACGATCTTCTCCCTCCTCGGCCCGAACGGCGCGGGCAAGACGACGACGGTCAACGTGCTGAGCACGTTGATGAAGGCGGACAGCGGGACGGTGCGTGTCGCCGGCCACGACGTGGCGACCGAAGCCAGGGCGGTGCGCGCGGCGATCGGGGTCACCGGTCAGTTCGCGGCGGTGGACGAGCTGCTGACGGGGCAGGAGAACCTGCAGCTGATGGTGGACCTGAAGGGGATCCCCACCGGCGACGGCAGGCGGCTGGTCGCCGGGCTGCTGGAACGCTTCGACCTGGTGGACTCGGCGCGCAAGCCCGCGTCGACCTACTCCGGGGGCATGCGCCGCAAGCTCGACCTGGCGATGACGCTGGTCGGCACCCCGCGGGTCATCTTCCTGGACGAGCCGACGACGGGTCTGGACCCGCGCAGCCGCCGCACGATGTGGTCGATCATCCGCGATCTCGTGGCCGACGGCGTGACCATCTTCCTCACCACCCAGTACCTCGACGAGGCCGATCAGCTCGCCGACCGGATCGCGGTGCTCGACCAGGGCCGACTGGTCGCCCAGGGCACGCCCGCCGAACTGAAGCGCCAGATGCCCGGGACGCACGTCCGACTCCGGTTCACCACGGTCCCCGAACTCGACGCGGCCGCGGGTCTGTTCCCCGGCGCCACCCGCGACGACGAGGCTCTGGCCCTGCGGGTGCCCAGCGACGGTGGCACAAGGTCGCTGCGGGCCCTGCTGGACCGGCTCGACGAGCACGTGCTCAGTGCCGAGGAGTTCTCCGTGCACACCCCCGACCTCGACGACGTCTTCCTCGCCCTGACGGGCCACACCACCCTCGCCGCGGCGGGCCAGAGCACGGAGGCCACGAAATGA